A part of Streptomyces sp. NBC_01451 genomic DNA contains:
- a CDS encoding NADAR family protein, with the protein MSVVAARLACMGKISGDTGKSGQIDSLEALTREVRAGARVKYLHFWGHRPRPDGRVGASCLSQWWPAAFSVAGVDYATAEHWMMAAKARLFEDAEAERQAITAPNPALAKKAGRLVRGFDEAVWRRERFGIVVEGSVHKFAAHSDLRGFLLGTGERVLVEASPVDRVWGIGLAADDEAAMDPERWRGPNLLGFALMAARERLRAGQASLR; encoded by the coding sequence ATGTCAGTGGTGGCTGCCAGACTCGCGTGCATGGGGAAAATCTCGGGTGATACGGGGAAGTCGGGGCAGATCGATTCGTTGGAGGCCCTGACCAGGGAAGTCCGTGCGGGGGCCCGGGTCAAGTACCTGCACTTCTGGGGGCACCGGCCCCGCCCGGACGGCCGTGTGGGAGCGAGCTGTCTCAGCCAGTGGTGGCCGGCCGCGTTTTCGGTCGCCGGGGTGGATTACGCGACGGCCGAGCACTGGATGATGGCCGCCAAGGCCCGCCTGTTCGAGGACGCCGAGGCGGAGCGGCAGGCGATCACGGCACCGAACCCGGCACTGGCGAAGAAGGCCGGCCGCCTCGTGCGCGGCTTCGACGAGGCCGTGTGGAGGCGCGAGCGGTTCGGGATCGTGGTCGAGGGCAGCGTCCACAAGTTCGCCGCGCACAGTGACCTGCGGGGGTTTCTGCTGGGCACCGGCGAGCGCGTGCTGGTGGAGGCCAGCCCGGTCGACCGCGTGTGGGGCATCGGCCTCGCCGCGGACGACGAGGCGGCGATGGACCCCGAGCGGTGGCGGGGCCCGAACCTGCTGGGGTTCGCGCTGATGGCGGCACGGGAGCGGCTTCGGGCGGGTCAGGCATCGCTCCGCTGA
- a CDS encoding DUF4190 domain-containing protein, translated as MSDAAQPPHPPEHVPAEGASSEGAATGETASESPANGIPARVPLDKPPAGSAPGGTTGSEPEFDPWAPPAEDAPRSGSAPEGPGSTVFWNNGDTTPPPAGVHHPTAVTPPPGAHNGPPAPHASQPWANPFAAPGAPPAGTPQDNPFASPTPHASYAQPAAPGDPVPPPPIAPDGPGQAPYAYPSYPSGRQDYGYPEQSGYAGYAVSGPAHPVPPLYGGGPGYGWAPMAPQPMNGLGTASLVVGIVSAVLFCIWPLAIILGILAVVFGLITRGRVRRGQATNAGQALAGIICGVAGIILATVFGVLLIAFGEEGSADDIDGSFSTSLSQQV; from the coding sequence ATGTCCGACGCCGCGCAGCCGCCGCACCCACCGGAGCACGTCCCCGCGGAGGGGGCGAGTTCAGAGGGCGCGGCGACCGGCGAAACCGCCAGCGAAAGCCCCGCGAACGGCATACCTGCGAGGGTCCCGCTGGACAAGCCTCCGGCCGGGTCCGCCCCCGGCGGCACGACGGGTTCCGAGCCCGAGTTCGATCCCTGGGCGCCGCCGGCAGAGGACGCCCCTCGCTCGGGTTCCGCCCCTGAGGGCCCCGGCAGCACGGTGTTCTGGAACAACGGCGACACCACCCCGCCACCAGCCGGCGTCCACCACCCCACGGCCGTCACGCCCCCGCCCGGCGCCCACAACGGCCCGCCCGCACCCCACGCCTCCCAGCCCTGGGCCAACCCCTTCGCCGCACCCGGCGCTCCCCCGGCCGGGACCCCGCAGGACAACCCCTTCGCGTCCCCCACCCCGCACGCGTCCTACGCCCAGCCCGCCGCCCCCGGCGATCCGGTGCCCCCGCCGCCCATAGCACCCGACGGCCCCGGACAGGCCCCGTACGCCTACCCGTCCTACCCGTCCGGGCGGCAGGACTACGGCTACCCGGAGCAGTCCGGATACGCCGGATACGCCGTTTCCGGCCCCGCGCATCCCGTGCCCCCGTTGTACGGAGGCGGCCCCGGTTACGGCTGGGCCCCCATGGCACCCCAGCCGATGAACGGCCTGGGCACGGCCTCGCTCGTGGTCGGCATCGTCTCCGCCGTCCTCTTCTGCATCTGGCCGCTGGCGATCATCCTGGGCATCCTCGCCGTGGTGTTCGGCCTGATCACCCGTGGCAGGGTCCGCCGGGGCCAGGCGACCAACGCCGGCCAGGCGCTGGCCGGGATCATCTGCGGTGTCGCCGGCATCATCCTCGCCACGGTGTTCGGCGTCCTCCTCATCGCGTTCGGCGAGGAGGGGTCCGCCGACGACATCGACGGCAGTTTCTCGACCTCCCTGTCACAGCAGGTCTAG